The genomic window TACAATTTGTGGCGCAGCATTTTTTACAATTTCCTCTTTAACAATTTTAAGTTCATCGCCACTTAGAGAAGTAACAAAAGTTACCGTTTGGATTGTTTTAGGGGAATTGAAAAAGAAAGCTTTGGTTTCTTTGCCATATTTTGTGAATGCGAAAATTATAGTCGCAATTAAAACAATAGGTACAATAAACTTACTGTTTACATAAGGTATCTTGAATTTTCCACGCTGTACATCAGGCCTGTTCTGTAATACTAAAACCCCTGCGCAAACCAGTACGAAAGCGAAAAGTGTCCCGATAGAACAGAGATCAGTAACGATAGTAAGATTCATAAACAACGATGGTACAGCCACTACAAAGCCTACCACAATGGTTGCAAACGAAGGTGTTTTGTATTTAGGGTGAATTTTCGAAAAAGATTTTGGCAATAAGCCATCTCTGCTCATGCTCATCCAGATACGTGGTTGTCCCATTTGGAAAACCAAAAGTACACTGGCCATGGCAAATACAGCACTTACGGCAATAATGCCGCTCATTAATTTTAAGTTAATCTGATCAAAAACGAATGCCAATGGATCGCCAACAGCTAAAGTATCTGATTTAACTATACCGGTTAAAACCAGCGCAATAGCCACATAAAGGATGGTACAGATAATAATCGCCCACATCATTCCGCGGGGTAAATCACGCTGTGGGTTTTTACATTCTTCGGCAGTGGTAGAAATGGCATCGAAACCGATATAAGCAAAAAATACTGCCGAAACGCCCTTTAAAACTCCAGAAACACCATTCGGAGCAAATGGATCCCAGTTTTTGGTATCAACATAAAATATACCCACCGCTAATACCAAAAGAATTACTGCAAGTTTAACCACTACCATCGCGTTGCTGGCATTCCGGCTTTCTTTCATCCCACGGTAAATTAACCAGGTAATTAAAATAATAATGCCCAGGGCAGGGATATCTGCAACGAGGTGAAAACTACCGATTGTTGGAGCGGTAAGCCATGCATTATTGGCCAAGGCTGTAGCCGAATCTAAATCTGCCAGGTTTTTGCCAGCCGCCAGAAGCGCTTCCGCATGTTTATGTCCGTTATAAGCACTTAAATAGTCCATGGTCATCCAATCGGGTACATGGATGCCCTCTATGCCCAGGGGAGGAATTTTGATGGTAGAGAGTAGGCCTGTAAAGTAATCAGACCAGGATATGGCTACCGTAATATTACCGATAGAATATTCCATAATGAGCGACCATCCGATAATCCAGGCCACCAGTTCGCCGAAAGCTACATAAGAATAGGTATAAGCGCTGCCAGAAACAGGTACCATTGAAGCAAACTCTGCATAAGCAAAGGCCGCAAAACTACAGGCTACTGCTGTAAAAATAAATAAAAAAATTACCGCCGGACCACCATCTGCACTGGCCTTGCCAATCGTACTAAAAATTCCTGCTCCAATAATCGCTGCAATTCCGAAAGCTGTTAAATCGCGTACTCCAAGTGTTTTATGTAATGTATTTTCATGGTCGCCATAGCCTTTTGCCGCATCTTGTAATATCTTGGAAATAGATTTTTTTCTGAATAGCTTTTCGAACATCTTTTGTTTGCTTGTTTCCTCAAACTTATAAAAAGTTTGGTTAAAAACGTTTAAAGCAGGATATAATTTTCAATACACATGCTTTAGTAGGAAAAATGCCACCTAAAAGAATGGAGTTTATTAGATTAAAGTAAAAAATTGTAATTATTTGGCTTGAATAATCCTTTGTTTGATTCGCATAATTTTAGAATAAATGAAACAGTTAATTTTGTTGTCAATAATCAGCAATGCAAATAAAATGATATATGTCTTGTTTGATTGGAATATTTATATACCGTTACAGTACCAATATGAATGCAGATATAGCACAAATAAAATACATTAAAGAACGTCACCAGGGTTTGGCTACTTTACTTGCCTTTGCCTTAATTCCCTTGTCAGGTTTTGCTACCGATATTTATATCCCCTCATTACCTACCATGGCTGGCGAAATGCAGGTGAGCAATGTTCAGGTTCAGCTTACACTCAGCATTTTTCTAATTAGTTATGGGGTTGCGCAACTTTTTATCGGTAGTGTGCTCGATAGTTTTGGAAGATATAAAATCTGTTTATACGCATTATTAATTTTCGCTGCAGCAAGTATCATCATTGCAACTACCCATAACATTTACCTTATTTATTTAATGCGCATTGTCCATGGTCTTACTGTAGGTGCAATTGTAGTGGCCAAACGAGCTTACTTTGTCGATCTTTTTGAAGGCGATCAGCTAAAACACTACCTGAGTTTGTTTTCCATCATCTGGTCTACCGGACCGATTGTAGCACCTTTTATTGGTGGTTACCTGCAAACAGTATTTGGCTGGGAATCTAATTTCTATTTCCTGGCTGGTTTTGCACTTGTTTTTGCAGTACTGGAGTTGTTGTTCAGTGGCGAAACACTAAAGCATTTTACCGATTTTCAACTGAAAAAAATCACCGGCATTTATATCGAAATGATTAAAACAACAAGCTTTACCTTAGGTATCGTGATGTTGGGTTTAGCTTATTGTATGGTGATGGTTTACAACATGACCGGTCCGTTTATTATTGAGCACCATTTTAAATTTTCTCCGGTTATTGCGGGTTATAGTTCCCTGTTTTTAGGTTTCGCCTGGATGGTAGGGGGCTTTATTGGCAAGGCCACCATTAACAGGCCTTTCTTTAAACGATTAATGATCAACTCGCTGTTTCAGGTTGCATTTGTAGTCCTGATGATTGTAAGCTTAAATTTTGTTTCTAGCCTCTGGTCGTTAATTTTCTTTGCTTTTTTAATCCATGTAGGAGCAGGCTTCACCTTTAATAATTACTTTACTTTCTGTCTGAGCAAATTCCCGAAAAATGCTGGAATTGCAGGTGGCTTAACAGGAGGGATTACCTATGTTATTGTTTCTTTTTTGAGTTATGGTATCGTAAACCTAATTCCTGCTAAAGATGAACGCAACCTCAGTTACAGTTATCTCATTATGATCCTGATCTCGGTTCTGGTGATGTTTGTGATTATCAAGATTAGGAAAAAGGATGAAGTCTAGGTAATTGTCGTTCACTGATAGAAATAAAGATTTTTTTTGAAGAGGAGCCTCTGTATTTCATTGCCAGGGTTCTGTCCTGCTGTTTGTTACAATCCTTTTGGGAAAATTTGAATGGAATACAAGACATCTTTTCCAAAAGGGATTTTCAATCCATCAGGTCTATTGTTTAGGTACTGCAGATGAAGCATTGGTTTTGATTACCGAAAAAACGTGAAGTAAGTGGCTGGTCTGAATTCTTGTTTAATTTCCGTGCCTTCTGTTTTTCCGTGGCAAAATGCTTTGCGAGATGCTAATGCCATTTGACAGAATTAAACTCAAGTCTTAACGAGATGCTAAGACCAGATAAGATTTAAACCTAAACCTAAACTAATGCATTAACAATAGTAATAAATAGCTTCAATGTATAATTAGTCCAGGATATTTCATAGCAAAGAAAGTAAACGATGCCTGTGATACAGATAACCTAATCCAGTTTGCTATTTAATTTTCAGATAAGTGCCTTCTAGTGTGGCGTTGAATCCGAATTCACAATCATTTAACTGGAATGGACTCTCCTGCGAAATGATTAAAAAGCCATTGTAGAATTTAACTTTGAACGTACATGATTTGTTCACCTGAATGATCAGCTGGTTGTTTTTTAAAATAGCCTTTCCAGATGCATCAGCAATGTTTCTTCCAGGATCATGCGTAACGGAACCAATGTCATAACTGTAGGTATTGCCGCCTATTTTTTTAATGGTGATGCTTCCCTGATATCCTTTTTCACCGTATTGATAAGCATATTCTCCTGCCAGCTGATCTGGTTTAGAAGGTAAAAATATTTCCGGCTTAAGATTTTGATTGGTTTTAATAGCCAGTATGATAGTATAACTGGTATCTGATTTGGTGGCAGACCAGTTGCCTTCCAATTTATTGTTTTTAAGCGTAGCATCAATACTCCCGCTAATATTTCCATCTCTTTCAAATTCATGCAGCGAATACTGATTTTGATCTTCCATATAGCCAATAATTTTTATTGGCTGTTTCAATTTGGTATTTAAATACCTGATATCCCCTAAAATGAGCTGATTAAAAACAGAAATGTTTAATTCAACCGGAATTTTTTTATTTATGAAACCGGTTAAGGTATATTTCTGTATGGTATTATTTTGTTTTTGTTGTGCGTGGCAAATGCTTTTTGCAAATATTAAAATGATCAATATAGTTTTAAGGAGGCGCATAAAAATGTTTTTTCTAAAAATAGAAAAGTCGCGGAGATTAACCGCGACTTATAAATATATTGATTATCCTAATTTCTCTAATTCATCTTTAACAAAGTCTGCCAGTTCTTTTACATATTCTGCGCTGAAATCAAATTTAATTCCTGCGGTTTCATATATTTCGTTCATTGGTTTGGTGTAACCCAAAGAAAGTGCAGCCAAATATTGTTCTAAAGCTTTCTTAGGATCTTCTTTATAGTTTTTCCAAACCGCAATGGCACCTAACTGGGCAATTGCATATTCAATGTAGTAAAAGGGAACTTCGAATAAATGCAGTTGTTTTTGCCAGCCATTTCCAAATTGTTGTTCTAGATCTGTCCAATCGGCAAAACCAGCGCCAAAACGGTTAAAAATCTGTTTAAAGGTTTCTTCACGGTCAGCAGCAGTATGGTTCGGATTGGTGTAAATCCAGTGCTGAAACTGATCAATTACAGCAACCCATGGTAGAGTTTTCAAAACATCAGCCAGCTGTTCTTTTTTAGCACGGTTTAAATCTTCTTCGTTGTCGAAATAAACATCCCAGTTATCCATAGAGATGAGTTCCATACTCATGGATGCGAGTTCGGCAACTTCAGAAGGGCAATGTTTAAAGTCGTTTAACTCTAAATCTGCGGTTAAAAAAGTATGTATAGCATGGCCGCCTTCGTGAACCATTGTGGTTAAATCGCGCAACGAATTTGCCGAATTCATAAAAATAAACGGGGCTCCTGTTTCGGCCAATGGGTAATTGTAACCGCCTGGCGCTTTACCCTTTCTGCTCTCTACATCAAAAAGGTTATTGGCTTTCATGGTTGCCAATTTTGAGCCCAATTTTTCATCAATGGCATTAAAACAGGCAATACTTTTATCAATCAGCTCTTCGCCATTATTAAAAGGTTTCAAGGCTGGTTTGCCACTAATGCTCACTTCTAAATCCCAAGGCTTTAATACTTCCAGGCCTAAAGCTTCCCGGCGTTTTTCGGCCTGCTCTTTTAAAATCGGAACAATCTCTTTCTCAATAGCATTGGCAAAATCGTAACAGTCTTGTGGCGTATAATCGAAACGGCCCAAAGCCTGGAACATGTAATCGCGGTAGTTTTCAAAACCCGCATTTAAGGCAACCTGATTACGCAGTTTAATCAGCTCATCAAACAGCACGTTTAAATCATCTTTATCAATTAAGCGGCGTTGTTGAATCGTTTTCCATGCATTTTCGCGTACCTCGCGGTTTAAATCTTTGATAAAGATCGAGGCTTGCTCCAAAGTATATTCCTGGCCATTTAGCTCAACACTCATGGCGCCTGTAATGCGCTGGTATTTTTGTTGTTTCACCTGTAATTCGGTAAAAAGCTCAATATTCTCATCACAGTAAAGTGCTAACGCTTTTTTTATCGCGCGGCTGTAAACGAAATATTTTTCTTTGTCAAGTTCATTCATAAAAGGACTTTCGACAAATTTTTTGTTCAATTCGTTGGCTAATGGAGAAATCTTTGGCTCTATTTCAGTTGCAAAATATTGAAAGTTTTTAACCAGTTCTTCATTTGCGGTATCGCAACTCATTTTAATATATCTCCAGGCAAAATCTTCTTCTAAAGCAGCTTCAAGCTCCGAACGGTCCTTTAACCAGTGTTCTAACTCAGCGGTGCTGGTTATTTCGCGGTTTTGCAATTCGGTAAAAAGTGGTTCTAAATTTTCCCAGGTAATATTTAGTTCCTGTGGAATATATGTTCTAGGTTTCTTAGTTATAATCATATGTTGATTGAAGGAGTGAATGGTTTAAGGCGCAATGCTATATTCTCTCATTCAAAATTCAATCACTCTCTCATTCGGCCTTTACTCATTTTATTTATGTTATTGAATGTTGGAATGATTGAAGGAGTGAATGGTTTAAGGCGCAATGCTATACCCTCTCATTCAAAATTCAATCATTCTCTCATTTATTTATGTCTCAAATACGCATCTATTAAAAAACATACGGCAAATACTACAGATGCATAACCATTTAAGGTCTGAAACGCCCTGTTTACTTTGCTGATATCATTTGGTTTTACCAGTAAGTGCTGATAAATCAACATCGAACAGAAAAACACAATACCTACGTAATAAACCCAGCTAAAGGAGGTAAAAAACACAGGCAAAATAACACAGGTAGCAGAGAGTATATGCAACAGCACCGAAACGTTCAACGCATTTTTAATGCCAAGTGCCGATGGGATAGAGTGTAATTTTTCTTCCCGGTCAAATTCTTCGTCCTGTAATGCGTATATAATATCAAATCCACTTACCCAGAACAATACGGTTAAGGAGTAAAGCACAGGAACCAGTGCAAAATGTCCGGTTACGGCAATGTAAGCGCCAATAGGAGCAAGCGCCAGGCCTAAGCCCAATACCAAATGGCAAAGCGCCGTAAACCTTTTGGTGTAGCTATAAAACAAAACTACAAATAAAGCTACTGGCGACAGATAGAAACAAAGTGGATTGATAAAGTAGGTGGTAATGGCGAAAAGTACGCAATTGGCGATTACGAAAATCAGCGCTTCGTTTGCCGAAACTTTACCTGCAGGGATATCACGCATTTTGGTGCGTGGATTTTTTGCATCAATATTTCTGTCCAGGTAACGGTTAAAAGCCATGGCCGAGTTTCTGGCAAAAACCATACAAAGCAAAACTAAAAGCAGTTTATACCAGGAAAATGGGTTTTCTGTTGTGGTTACGCCCAAAAAGAAACCAATCATGGCAAATGGTAACGCAAAAACAGAGTGGGCGAATAATACGAGCGAAAAGTATTTTTTCATTTTTTTAAGAACTGATTAATTTCCCGTTAGGGATGATTACACAGATTATTTGAATGCGCAGATTTTTTTATTGTTAAACTGAAAATTGTGCACTGCGGACTGAAAATTGTTAAAACTTCTTATAATCTGTTGGCACAACAAAATCTTTATTTACCTCATAAATGAAATTCAGCACTTCATCTTTTCCGGTTCCTTTTTCGGCAGAGGAAATAAAGGTGGCAGGGATCTCTTCGAAAAACTCACCTAATTTTTTCTTAAAGGCAGCTACATTTTTCTGGGTGGTTGTCATGCCCTGTTTGTCAGCTTTGGTGAAAATCAACGAAAAAGGTATCTGTTTTTCACCTAACCAATAGCAAAATTCTATATCAATTCCCTGGGGCTCTAAACGGCTGTCTATCAAAACAAAAACACATTGTAAACTTTCTCTTTTGGTTATATAAGCACGGATGAATTTCTCCCATTTCTCTCTGCTGGTTTTAGAAACCTTGGCATAGCCATAACCCGGTAAATCGACAATGTACCATTTCTCGTTTATCAGAAAGTGGTTAATTAACTGTGTTTTTCCCGGGCGTTGAGAGGTTTTGGCCAAACCATGTTGATTAACCAACATATTGATTAATGAAGATTTACCCACGTTAGAGCGGCCAATAAATGCATATTCGGGCATAGTTGGTACCGGTAGTGCCGAAATCTGGGTGTTGCTGCAAACAAATGTTGCCGTTTTGATAATCATAGTGCAAAGGTAGGGTTTTGAGTCCGAAGTCCGAAGTCGGAAGTCCGAAGTACAAATTGCTCATCTTTTTAAATCTCATTTTTGACATTACACTGAATACTTAGCCTCAAAGACTTCGGACTTCGGACTAAAGACTCCCGACTTTTATCTATCTTTGCCCCATATCATGAATCAGAATATCACCCCATACCAAGTAGAAGATGCAACTAAAAAGGAGCAGGTTGCAACCATGTTTAATAACATTTCGGGTACTTACGATTTTTTAAACCATTTTCTTTCTTTAGGGATAGATGTATTATGGCGTAAAAAAGCCATTAAAGAACTGGTTTCCATCCACCCGAGAACTTTGCTTGATGTAGCTACAGGAACTGGCGATTTTGCCTTTGAAGCCATTAAAAAGCTGCATCCCGAAAAGGTAATTGGAGTTGATATTTCTGAAGGTATGTTGGAAGTAGCCAAGAAGAAAATTAACGAGCGTAGTTTAAACGAAGTTTTTACCGTTCAGGTAGGCGATTCTGAAGGTCTGCATTTCGAAAATGACACTTTTGATGCGATTACCTGCGCTTATGGCGTGCGTAATTTCGAAAACCTCGAAAAAGGATTAACCGATATGTACAGGGTATTAAAGCCCAACGGGAAAATGGTAATCTTGGAATTTTCGAAACCAAAGGTTTTTCCGGTAAAACAATTGTATAGTTTTTATTTTAAACAGGTAACGCCTTTCTTTGGAAAACTATTTTCTAAAGACCACAGAGCCTATACCTATTTGCCAGAATCGGTAGCAGCTTTTCCCGACGGAGAAGATTTTACCAACCTAATGGAAAAGGTTGGCTTTAAAAGTACCAAACAAAGAATTTTAACGTTTGGAATAAGTTCGATATATGTAGGAACCAAATGATCAGAAAATTAAGCCTCATTCTTTCACTTTTTATTATTTCTACAACCGCCTTTGCTCAAAATTGGGGTGGTGGAATAGATGATGAAGATTGGAGTTTTGGTTTTAATTTCCAGTATATCTCAGCCGAATACAAAATTCTTAAAAAGCAAAATTGGCGATCGCCTTTTTATGAGGTGCCAAATTCACTGGAACCTTCTTACGATCCCAATTCAGGCATTCCGGTTACCTCAAAGTTAAATTCTATTTCTAGCTCACCATCTCAAGGTTTTGGGTTGGGTTTTGTAATGAACAGGATGATCTCTGATAACTTCGATATCAGGGCAACGCCCTCCCTTATTTTTAGTGATAGGATAGTAACTTACGAGTATGAACCTATGGCGCCGATCAACTTAGGCAATGGGCAAACGAAAAACTTTCAAACCGTGGTTGAAAGAAAAGTTCAGGCGACCATGTTCGAATTTCCATTAGGCCTAAAGGTAAAGTCTAACCGGATGAACAATTTTAGGGTATATTGGTTAGGCGGCGCTAAATATTCGATAGATATAGCTTCGAAAAAGAAAACCTTCGATGAAGGCGAAACACCGGTAAATAAATTTTTAAAAAACCAAAGAAATTACCTATCGTACGAAACAGGTATTGGTTTCGATATTTATTTTGAGTATTTCAAAATGTCGCCCGAAATAAAACTATCGTATTCAAACAGCGATTTGCTTCAGCACGACAATACGGTTTATGCCAATCCGATAGATAAGTTGAAATTACGTCAATTAACATTCAGTTTGATTTTTCAATAGTCCTTCAATCCAAAAAAACTTACCTTTGTTGGTGTAGGTAAATCAAAGATGCTATCTTAAAGCATTACCGAGACTTAAAATTCATAAAAATGTCTAAAATCGCATTAATTACAGGCGCAACTTCTGGTATTGGCGAAGCTTGTGCACATACATTTGCCCAACAAGGTTACAATCTGGTATTATTGGCCCGCAGAGAAGATCGGCTGGCAAAAATTGCCCATCATTTAGAAGACAAGTATGCCATTACCATCAAACAGGTTTTTGCCGATGTTCGTGATAAAGAAAGTCTTACCGCTGCTTTAGAAGTTTTGCCGGCAGAATGGAAAAAGGTTGATGTTTTGATTAACAATGCAGGCTTAAGCCAGGGTTTAGATCCAATTGATAAAGGCGATACCAACGATTGGGACACTATGATTGATACAAATGTAAAGGGGTTGCTTTATGTAACCAAAATTGTTTCCAACTGGATGATACCGAACCAATCAGGCCATATTATTAACATTGGCTCTATTGCCGGAAAAGAAGTTTATCCAAATGGAAACGTATATTGTGCCAGCAAACATGCTGTTGATGCATTGAGTAAAGGTATGCGTATCGATTTATTGCCCCACGGCATAAAGGTTACCGAAATTAATCCGGGTATGGTAGAAACCGAATTTTCGGTGGTGCGCTTTAAAGGTGATGAAGACCGGGCAAAAAAAGTATACGAAAACCTGGAGCCGTTAATTGCCAACGATATTGCAGATGCCATTTGGTATGTAGTAAGCAGGCCAAAACATGTTAACATTAACGACATGCTGATTATGCCTACCGCACAGGCTACAGCGACGATTATAAATAGAACCCCCTAGCCCCCTGAAGGGGAAATTAATACTGGGAGGAAATAACAATATAATTTTTTATTTTAAACTAATGAAAGGAAAGCCCCTTTAGGGGTTTGGGGTTAAAAATGATATCAAACACAATAGATCAGGAAATAAAAAAAGCCATGTTGGCTAAAAACAGTGCACAGTTAAGAGGTTTAAGAGCAATAAAGGCAGCTTTACTTTTAGCTAAAACAGAGAAAGGATCTTCAGAAGAAATTACGGAAGAAACCGAACTTAAAATTCTTCAGAAACTGATTAAACAACGCCGAGAATCAGCTGATATTTACAAACAACAAAATCGCGAAGATTTGTATCAGGTAGAAGAGGAAGAAATTGAAGTGATTAGCCAGTTTTTGCCAAAACAGTTAGATAGGGCAGAGGTTGCTGCAATTATCGAGGCTGTTATCAAACAATCTGGTGCTACATCGGTTAAGGATATGGGGAAGGTAATGGGCATGGCAAATAAGGAACTTGCAGGTAAAGCTGATGGTAAATTAATTGCTGAGATTGTTAAAGAAAAACTAGCTTAATTTAAAGCTAAAAGCAGAAAGACTAAAGCTTAAAGCGCATTTTTCGCTAGTTGCTAGTCGCTTACCGCTTTACAAAAGGCATTTTTATACCGTTTTCGATTTTATTTCAGAAAAATGGCATAGAAATGCATAAATTTAATTTTACTCTACTAACTTAGTAGCACAATACCATCTAGAATATATATGACCTACCCGATAATAGAAGAAGACGGATTTAAATACATCGAAGCTGGAACAGGCGAAACACTGGTATTGCTACATGGCCTAATGGGCGAACTAAGCAATTGGGAACTGGTTATAGAACAGTTTAAAGATCGCTATCGTGTAATTATTCCAATTTTACCAATTTACGATTTGCCTATTTTAACATTGGGCGTAAAAGCATTGTCGAGATACCTTCATCGCTTTTTAAAATATAAAAATTTAAACCAGGTAGTACTTGTTGGTAATTCGCTTGGTGGCCATGTGGGTTTGGTATTTACGGTTGCCCATCAGGAGTTTGTTAAAGCCTTGGTACTAACTGGTAGCTCTGGTTTATACGAAAATGCTTTTGGAGGATCTTTCCCGCGGAGAGAGAGCTACGATTACATTAAGGAAAAAGTAGAATTTACTTTTTACGATCCGGCGACGGCAACCAAAGAACTGGTTGATGATGTTTTTAAAACGGTTAACGATAGATCGAGGGTTATCAGGATTTTAACCATGGCTAAATCGGCAATACGACACAACATGGCTAAAGAACTGTCTAAAATTACCATACCGGTTTCTTTAATCTGGGGTAAAAATGATAAGGTTACACCACCAGAAGTGGCAGAAGAATTTCATGAATTGTTGCCGAATTCAGAATTAAACTGGGTTGATAAATGTGGGCACGCGCCTATGATGGAACATCCGGAAATATTTAATGCATTTTTAGAGAAATTTTTAGATAGAATATTGTTAAAATAAATGTTTGCAGCAGAAATCATATCAGATGCAATTCCATCACTAAGGGCCGGTGACACGGTGCAGAAAGCTTTAGATCGTATGAACGATTTTAAACTAAAGCATTTGCCGGTTGTTAACGAGGTAACTTTATTGGGCTTGGTTTCTGAAGATGATTTACTAAATATTGATAATCATGATACACTTTTAAGCAATAGTGCGATAAACATGCTTAATGTTTTTGTGTTGAGCAACGTACATACTTATGATGTAATCAGGTTATTGAGTCAGTTAAAATTGACAGCTGTTCCGGTTTTGGATCAACAGAAAAATTACCTGGGTTTAATTTCGATTAATAACATGGTAAATGCCGTGGCCGAACAGTATGCAGTAAACGAACCTGGAGGAATTATCGTTTTGGAGATCAGTAACCGGGATAATTCTTTAGCACATATCGCACAGATTGTTGAAGCCGATAATGCACAGGTGCTCTCTTCTTACGTAAATTCTTTCGAAAATTCTACACGTTTAGAAGTAACGCTCAAAGTAAACAAAACAGAAATTACTTCATTGGTAGCTTCTTTCGAAAGATATGATTATCTGGTTAAAGAGGTATACAATAACACGCAGATTGATGATGGGTCGCAGGAGCGTTACGATTCTTTCATGAACTATTTAAATGTATAAACCTACTTTATGAGGATTGCAATTTACGGGAGAGATTTTAATGATACGGTTTT from Flavobacterium sp. W4I14 includes these protein-coding regions:
- a CDS encoding NhaP-type Na+/H+ and K+/H+ antiporter (product_source=COG3263; cog=COG3263; superfamily=46785; transmembrane_helix_parts=Outside_1_23,TMhelix_24_46,Inside_47_81), translated to MLIEGVNGLRRNAIFSHSKFNHSLIRPLLILFMLLNVGMIEGVNGLRRNAIPSHSKFNHSLIYLCLKYASIKKHTANTTDA
- a CDS encoding 4-hydroxybenzoate polyprenyltransferase (product_source=KO:K03179; cog=COG0382; ko=KO:K03179; pfam=PF01040; superfamily=103473; tigrfam=TIGR01475; transmembrane_helix_parts=Inside_1_6,TMhelix_7_29,Outside_30_38,TMhelix_39_61,Inside_62_81,TMhelix_82_104,Outside_105_107,TMhelix_108_125,Inside_126_131,TMhelix_132_154,Outside_155_157,TMhelix_158_180,Inside_181_202,TMhelix_203_225,Outside_226_228,TMhelix_229_248,Inside_249_259,TMhelix_260_282,Outside_283_285) produces the protein MKKYFSLVLFAHSVFALPFAMIGFFLGVTTTENPFSWYKLLLVLLCMVFARNSAMAFNRYLDRNIDAKNPRTKMRDIPAGKVSANEALIFVIANCVLFAITTYFINPLCFYLSPVALFVVLFYSYTKRFTALCHLVLGLGLALAPIGAYIAVTGHFALVPVLYSLTVLFWVSGFDIIYALQDEEFDREEKLHSIPSALGIKNALNVSVLLHILSATCVILPVFFTSFSWVYYVGIVFFCSMLIYQHLLVKPNDISKVNRAFQTLNGYASVVFAVCFLIDAYLRHK
- a CDS encoding GTP-binding protein (product_source=KO:K03978; cath_funfam=3.40.50.300; cog=COG0218; ko=KO:K03978; pfam=PF01926; superfamily=52540; tigrfam=TIGR03598), producing MIIKTATFVCSNTQISALPVPTMPEYAFIGRSNVGKSSLINMLVNQHGLAKTSQRPGKTQLINHFLINEKWYIVDLPGYGYAKVSKTSREKWEKFIRAYITKRESLQCVFVLIDSRLEPQGIDIEFCYWLGEKQIPFSLIFTKADKQGMTTTQKNVAAFKKKLGEFFEEIPATFISSAEKGTGKDEVLNFIYEVNKDFVVPTDYKKF
- a CDS encoding demethylmenaquinone methyltransferase/2-methoxy-6-polyprenyl-1,4-benzoquinol methylase (product_source=KO:K03183; cath_funfam=3.40.50.150; cog=COG2226; ko=KO:K03183; pfam=PF01209; superfamily=53335; tigrfam=TIGR01934); protein product: MNQNITPYQVEDATKKEQVATMFNNISGTYDFLNHFLSLGIDVLWRKKAIKELVSIHPRTLLDVATGTGDFAFEAIKKLHPEKVIGVDISEGMLEVAKKKINERSLNEVFTVQVGDSEGLHFENDTFDAITCAYGVRNFENLEKGLTDMYRVLKPNGKMVILEFSKPKVFPVKQLYSFYFKQVTPFFGKLFSKDHRAYTYLPESVAAFPDGEDFTNLMEKVGFKSTKQRILTFGISSIYVGTK
- a CDS encoding hypothetical protein (product_source=Hypo-rule applied; cleavage_site_network=SignalP-noTM; pfam=PF13568; superfamily=56935) encodes the protein MIRKLSLILSLFIISTTAFAQNWGGGIDDEDWSFGFNFQYISAEYKILKKQNWRSPFYEVPNSLEPSYDPNSGIPVTSKLNSISSSPSQGFGLGFVMNRMISDNFDIRATPSLIFSDRIVTYEYEPMAPINLGNGQTKNFQTVVERKVQATMFEFPLGLKVKSNRMNNFRVYWLGGAKYSIDIASKKKTFDEGETPVNKFLKNQRNYLSYETGIGFDIYFEYFKMSPEIKLSYSNSDLLQHDNTVYANPIDKLKLRQLTFSLIFQ
- a CDS encoding 3-hydroxy acid dehydrogenase/malonic semialdehyde reductase (product_source=KO:K16066; cath_funfam=3.40.50.720; cog=COG4221; ko=KO:K16066; pfam=PF00106; superfamily=51735) — translated: MSKIALITGATSGIGEACAHTFAQQGYNLVLLARREDRLAKIAHHLEDKYAITIKQVFADVRDKESLTAALEVLPAEWKKVDVLINNAGLSQGLDPIDKGDTNDWDTMIDTNVKGLLYVTKIVSNWMIPNQSGHIINIGSIAGKEVYPNGNVYCASKHAVDALSKGMRIDLLPHGIKVTEINPGMVETEFSVVRFKGDEDRAKKVYENLEPLIANDIADAIWYVVSRPKHVNINDMLIMPTAQATATIINRTP
- a CDS encoding uncharacterized protein YqeY (product_source=COG1610; cath_funfam=1.10.10.410,1.10.1510.10; cog=COG1610; ko=KO:K09117; pfam=PF09424; superfamily=89095); amino-acid sequence: MISNTIDQEIKKAMLAKNSAQLRGLRAIKAALLLAKTEKGSSEEITEETELKILQKLIKQRRESADIYKQQNREDLYQVEEEEIEVISQFLPKQLDRAEVAAIIEAVIKQSGATSVKDMGKVMGMANKELAGKADGKLIAEIVKEKLA